The window tgccaaagtaaatagttgaaacccactagcatgtgtaggagttgattgatccatgttgtgttcctaccatgctatgcctgctattgcttagagtgtgtcaggtctgattcattgggaatgaattggagtgcagtgttctatgttctgatgctgagagtgaagtgtgtgaacacgatttggtaaaggtagcggtgagaggccatgtaggagtacatggtgagttgtctcactggaaccgtccttaagcactgagttctatgtatgttgtccaatgactcgatactaccacacattgggttccgataactcggcccctctcgacttattaaccaatttgatctctgtccaggagtcgcaactagtttctggtgtttgtaggtagtgctaattttctaccaagtggcacccggcagggtgggcttgggacagactaggcacacgtggcctggtgtaccgagtggcacccggatggtgggctcgggaaccctgcacacatcgtttggggccctgagcgacaccccggccggatctccttgcggatggaacccgaataggcgataaaccttggctagagtcttgtgtggttagtcaggtcgtggccgacaccctcgccaggcttccgcttgaaggttgccgagatacatgacatgtacatggcggtaagtggcgagagcgtgtgtgaagaagtacacccctgcagggttaacatgatctattcgaatagccgggtccgcagttatggacttcttggatgcttacatggtacatagacaacttgaagtggataccctaaaatgctcaagacaagtgtgagtgctatggatggccttctcgtagggagacggggatgaatccatagtagtgtattgcgtggtgattagtggactcgtgtgcgccttaTCACCTcaaaagttctggtagtcgtagaacaggatagccacagagtcaaagctagtttgctgcaactaaaccccacattaccttcttgatacaaatgcatatatgataggatctgatgtaagtcttgctgagtacctttgtactcatgttgctttatttatgtttttgcagcggagacttcggtcttactagtgttctcgtggacttcgacaagtagcttgtacctcagctacgatcttgatcggatattgtagttagtcaggctcttcagcctttttcatttgtagatgtctgtacccagacatgtaatgcttccgcttgttgcttgtatgctctgtatgatgggtcttgtgacccctatttgcaataaatgctatgatggctcttcgagccttatctatatgagttgttgagttatgttgtgatgccatgttgtacatcacatacttgcatgttatgcgtacgtgtaatgtgtattgctatgtgtgggatctgactatctagttgtttatccttagtagcctctcttaccgggaaatgtctcctagtgcttccactgagccatggtagcgtgctactgctccagaacacttaggctggccaacatgtgtccttcttcgttcctatgtctgtcccttcggggaaatgtcacgcgatgaataccggagtcctgttagcccgctacagcccggttcaccggagtcctgttagcccagtgctacagcctggattcactcgctgatgaccgacacgttcgatgttgggtcatggatgcctgtccctgtaagtttgtgccactttgggttcacgactagccatgtcagcccgggttctttgtcatatggatgctagcgacactatcatatacgtgtgccaaaaggcgcaaacggtcccgggcatggtaaggcgacacccgtgggaataccgtgcgtgaggccgcaaagtgatatgaggtgttacatgctagatcggtgtggcatggaatcggggtcctgacattgatcatttcctagagagagtgattcattagttttgtgatcatgacaatgtgcatctctatgaattctaatgacttcgaaaatgatgttgctaatgattccaacatctcctttggcatgcataaggtcacaaagctcaaatagacaatcaccaaacttaggatcattaggTTTCATCTTATTTaaatcaatggacttgtgaagaatctcatctaagtttttcaaggaagagtctagaaatcgttcctcaagaaatctccatatagtgtaagcacattcaagagttggcaagcaatcaatcaaatttctaggtaatcctctagtgataagattgacagTTCAAAGATTacgaatcatgtcaagagactcatcgggggtaggatgcaaggggtcaacaaggggcgcacaaggggtagtaatgtacttgttcaagtgatattcattgaaaatctcaagcatctcatttttccaggcattatagaactctccatcaaccataggcactctacgtctaatactcccaatcaTAGACTcacccatcttcctccaatggtgtttaaaccaaagcaatggagaccaaagctctgataccaattaaaagaatcgagaagaggtgtctagaggggggtgattagaccctcaacaagtaaaggtagcaggttttaagttcttcaagttgaggttggagattagcacaatttcaaacattcataatacatttcaagcaagcatggcaagagtatgtgagcagcggaaagtaaagcatgaaacttgcaagaaagtaaggggatgggattgaagtgtgcaaacgcaattggagacacggagatttttggcatggttccgataggtggtgctatcgtacatccacgttgatggagacctcaacccacgaagggtaacggttgcgcgagtccacggagggctccacccatgaagggtccacgaagaagcaaccttgtctatcccaccaaggtcatctcccatgaaggacttgcctcacttgggtagatcttcacaaagtaggcgatctccttgcccttacaaactccttgattcaactccacaatcttaacggaggctcccaagtgacacctaatcaatctaggagactccactctccaaaaggtaatagctggtgtgttgatgatgaattccttgctcttgtgctttaaatgatagtcttttcaacactcaactctctctcacagatttcgatatgttggaaagatgatttgagtggaaagcaactttgggaaggctagagatcaagattcttgtgtttggattggaatgtcttggtctcaacacatgagtaggtggttctctctcagaaaatgtatggtggaagtgtaggcatgttctgatggctctctcatggaTGGAGAAGggcgtggaggggtatatatagcctccacaaaaaatctagccattacatacaatttaccaaactcgtagggaccgaatagtgaaactcggtcagaccgatctggttcaaaatgtgaacgttagagttttcggtgggacagacaaggttaactcggtggaaccgatgtgctagggttagggcaaaacctcatctcggtgagaccgatttcaacaatcagcaaacagagacttggtcaagcaaactcggtgggaccgactgcatatctcggtgagaccgaaataactgcaataggtaatagagagtttgcagggccatctcggtgagaccgagatcccatcagtgagatcgaactgattagggtttctggcagtggctatgtcaatgaactcggtggcgccagatagatcaaatcagtggggctaagtttgactttaggtttaggacatatgtggaaatgagaaagtggttgagggattttggatcatatcactaagcattttgagcaagcaagccattaagcaacacctcatcccctcttgatagtattggcttttcctatggactcaatgtgatcctggatcactaaaatgaaaatgtagagttttaagattttgccaatatgtgtccttagcaccttgaaggggttccacatcctcttatcCTGCCACTctactgttgaacttatctgaaacatactagatagaagtattagtccaacaagatatatgttaacattaattaccaaaatcacccagcgagcacttgttctttcaagggtcatctccatcaacatcttcaacaacaccatctcctctcaaaccctagttcatctcttgtgttcatctttatactagaacctcagattggtacctgtgggtgactagtagtgttgattgcatcttgttgttgattactatatgatttatttggtggaagattgtatgttcagatccattatggtaTCTAatgcccctatgatcttgagcacgattatcatttgtgagtagttgcttttgttcttgaggtcattggagaagtcatgttgcaagtaatcatgtgaacttgatatgtgttctatATTTTGATGATATTTATGTtgcgattcccttagtggtgtcatgtgaacgtcgactacatgacacttcaccatatttaggcctaagggaatgcattatggagtagttattagatgatgggttgctagagtgacagaatcttataccctaatttatgcgctacttcgtaagggaacgatttggatccaaaagtttaatgttatggttagattttatcttaatacttttctcgtagttgcggatgcttgcgagggggttaatcacaagtaggaggtttgttcaagtaagaacaacacctaagcatcggTTCActcgcatatcaaattatcaaagtagcgaacacaaaatcaaaccaacatgatgaaaggcatggtgaaattcccgtgtaccctcaagaacactttgcttattataagagaccgttttggcctgtcctttgctacaaaaggattgggccaccttgctgcactttatttatcgtTACTGTTACTTGCACGCtacaaattatctttctatcaaactacatgttaccggctatttcagtgcttgtagataataccttgctgaaaaccactaatcatttccttctgctcctcgttgggttcgacgctcttacttatcgaaaggactacgattgaccccctatacttgtgggttatcacccctctATTATTTCTTTGTttgagtatttttttatatattcaataAAAATTCCTCATAAAGTTCCAGGTCATTTGGAGCTATGTAGAAATAGCTATCTCTGTTGTAGCTcctttaggtccagaattccaactgctggTAATTTCCCTCTTCATGTATATCTTGCAAAAGAGAGAAAATGTGTTAGAATTGCATCATAAAGGGGAATAATTCCGGCGCGCCTTTAAATTGCGGCGCTCGCCACGCGCCTATTCCACacacttctcttcctcttccgctgtCACGCGCGCATCCaccgcttcctcgttgcttccgctGCCACGCGCGCCCCCACCGCTCCAGCGCTTCGCCACCGACGCGCCACCATGCCGTCGCGCCGCCGAGGAGcgtcgggctaccgcggcgtccacCAGCGCCCCAACGGCGGTTTCTACTCCGAGATACGGTCCGGCAAACTTCGGCTCGGCCTTGGCACCTTCGGGACAGCacgcgaggccgcccgcgcgtacgatgcAGCGGCGTGGCGCCTAGGCAGGCCGCGCGCGCAATGAACTTCCAGGACATCTACACGCTCCAGCAGGCGTTGGACCGTGCCCCGCCGCCTCGTCTTAACACGACAGAAAACCGTGCGGAGCACGCCGAGCGGCAGTGCTGCCTCCTTGTcgcccaggaggacgagcgggtcatggcggagtggcgccggtGCCACCTGGAGGACGTCACCTACGAGCAAAcctactgggcaaggcgccgcgaggAGGAGGCGCAAAGGCGCCACGCCCGGCGGTTGGACAGGCGTTGGTGGAAGGCCCTAGCAATATCGCAGCGCGAAATCGTTGAGAATGGTGGGCAGACGATCTTTACGTCTGACGATGGTCGTTGGACGGACATATGGCTCGATACCTCGGACGAGACCAGCGAGgatggcgacgatgatgatggtgccgACGACTTGGAGTAGGTTGTAGTTGCACTATATAGTAGTTTTATCTATCTAGCTATGAAACTATGTAAACTATCTATGTATCTTTTTTTTCTataaattttattttagttttattaaaAAAATGTACGCAATGTATAACCCGCGCTGCCTTTTTGCGCCGCCGCTGGAGCTACGCGTGCGCGCTCAATTTTCACGCCGCTGCTGGAGCCATCGCTGCCGGTGCGCCAAACCAGACGAACGGCGCACGGTAAATGAGTTTTTAGCACGCGGCGCgttgcgcggctgttggagatgctctaacagtgTGCAAGTAACCGGGGACGCCTCCTCGGGCTCGGCAACGTTTGCACACGAGGTACTGGTGTGGTGATATGCCATGCGTATATTCAGATCGTTAATATCCATCGGCATTTCTTAAGAAGCCAATTTTGCTGATTTCGTCCGTGTATGTATCCCcacacagcacatatatatccatgcAGCAATGCATCTATCGCCATTGGTACATCTGCATATTTGGCATGAGACAAAAAAGAGAGAGAACGAGCGCATATGCAGTCAAAGAAGCAGTTGGCTCATCTGCATGTGCTGCCAGAGATTATCAGATATGCATATGTTCAGATCAGTATATACAAAACGGCCAGCCTGTACGTCGGGATCGCCCGAAGGAGCCTAGGGTTTCCGATGTTTGGCGTGTCTGCTCTTTTCATCGGGAGCCAGATCGCTATGCTGTCTCGTACTGAAACATTTCCTTTCGGGTAGGAGATCGCTGCctgtggctctctcttcttcctgcgAGAAGCACAACAGGCGGAGGAAAGCAACCGGTGGTTGCTGCCAATGTTTCCCCGTGTTGGTCGAACCGAGCAGTAGATTTCGGCCATTTACTCCGCTCGCTGCACCGCTGCGGGTCCGGTGGGCAATGCAACCGCACATTCATGCCGTTCCGGCGCAGAAGGGCCCTCGACGCGGACTGGTCGGCGAGGCGGCGCACCAGATGACCGAGCTGGACTGGAGACTGGACACGCGGCCGGGACGGCGACATGCCACCCTTTGTCGACGCCGATGGCATGCGCGGCGCGCGCTCCCGATGGCACGAGGCCGTTGGGCTTGCCGATACGCACAGCGCCCCTGGCCGGCATTGATTGGGCTCGCACGGCCCGCACGCGACACGTACGCCCCGTCCTGCCGTTGCCGCATctcgcgcatgcatgcatgcatgatgcatgcAGAGGACTAGATGATGAGCGAGCGGGCGGCCGTGGCAGGCCATAACTCCAGGCCAGCGGCGGGCAGGACTGCGCGTGCAGGGATTGAATTAAACCGGGGTGGCATGTCAGGGCGGAAAGCGCCGAAGCGGCGGGTTCAGACAGCGAGCAGTCTGATCCGTCCGGTGAGTGACTGTCCGTCCGTCACCGCGGCGCGCAGAGATGAATTGATGGAGCAGGGCTGGGTAGGTAGGTATGGCACTGACTAATGACTGATGCACCGGGCGAGCGAGCCagctctctctcttttccctcgtCTCATTAACTCGTAGGAGGACGGAGCAGGCATGGCAAGAACATTATCGAGTCATCccagaaacagaaacagaaacggAGGTGTACACGATACTGGTAGTCTGGTACTGATCATCACACCAATTGAGCGTGCGGTACGTAACCACTAACGAGTGTAAACAGACAGGGCAAATGACCGAAGCAACCAAGCCACCTCGTACGCGCCGCAGCGCACAAGCACGAGCATGGTCGATAGAGCACAGCACGGCGGCGAACCGGCGATGGGATCAGTGCTGCAATGCAAACCCTAGCAGCCTCTGGCTGCCAGCGCATGCACAAACCCTAGCTACCATCGCCCGTCGGGATCTCACGTCCTCTTCTCAGCGAAAACGTTTGGTGCGTAGGATGACGTAGGGGCGGGGCGGGGGAGACGAGAAGTAAAAGGGAGAAGCATACATCAATGCAAGGCAACGTGCGGAGAGAGATGAGATGAGCTCAGTGGATGCATGCAGCGATGAATAGTTTTACGTACAGAGCACGAATCGATCGTTGGTACTAGTATTAGCTAGTGCTGAGTTGGGTTGGGTTGGCTAGGCTAATGCTTGACCACGTCGGGGATGTCGACGGGGTACCGGTGGACGCAGGCGGCCCAGGGCCCGTCGGCGCCGCCGGGCGCCGCGGGCGGGCGGATGCACTCCCAGGCGGCGCTGTTGCACTTGAACCCGGAGCCGAAGCCGATCATCCACACGCGGTCGCCCTTGCGCATGCGCCCCTTGGCCTCCACGTAGGCGAGCTCGTACCACAGCGAGCTGCTCGACGTGTTGCCGAACCGGTGCAGCGTCATCCGCGACGCCTCCACCTGCTCGTCCGACAGCGTCAGGCTGCGCTGCAGCTCGTCGATCACCGCGCGCCCGCCCGCGTGGATGCAGAAGTGCTCGAATGCCGTGCGGAAGTCGGGGATGTACGGTTTGATCCCGCGGTTCACCACCTTGCGCGCGATGAAGGACAACGCGAACAGCAGCTGCTCCGACGCCGGGAGCACCAGGGGCCCCATGGCCGTGATGTTCGCCTTCAGCGCGTCGCCGGCGACGCTCATCAGGTCCTTGGACAGGTTGATGCCCACGTTGCCGCGGTCGTCCTCCTCCTGGTACACGCAGCGGTACGCGCCGTCCTGGGCGCCGGTCAGCGTCCGCACCACGCGCGCCAGCCGGAACCGCGCGTTGGCGCCGTTGGTGGAGAGGAGCACGGCGGCGCCGCCCATGCGGAAGAGGCAGTTGGGCAGGAGCATGGCGCGCTCCTTGCCCATGTAGTAGTTTGGCGTGATGATCTCCGTGGACACCACCAGCGCGTTCGAGCCCCTGGGCGCGACCTGGAGCAGGTTCCGGGCGAGCCCCACGGAGACGAGCCCGGCGCTGCAGCCCATCCCGGCGAGGTGCACGTTGCGCACGTCCTTGCGGAGGTTGTAGCGGTTGACGATCATGTCGGCGAAGGATGGCGTCGGGGCGAAGAGGCTGCAGTTGACGACGAGGATGTCGATGTCCTCCGGGG is drawn from Triticum dicoccoides isolate Atlit2015 ecotype Zavitan chromosome 6B, WEW_v2.0, whole genome shotgun sequence and contains these coding sequences:
- the LOC119320267 gene encoding 3-ketoacyl-CoA synthase 5-like; protein product: MSSSAQLKRLYQLAVSNIVAIAAVPFAASALLKAAELGPEELLARLRALRPVHMFLAAFVPAAAAAVYLKLRPRAVYMVDYACFRTSPSCRVPFAAFQEHARVWPGFDERSVRFMSRLLERSGLGEETCLPYAQHYIPPSRDLESSRAEVELIVFSAIDDLLTKTKVAPEDIDILVVNCSLFAPTPSFADMIVNRYNLRKDVRNVHLAGMGCSAGLVSVGLARNLLQVAPRGSNALVVSTEIITPNYYMGKERAMLLPNCLFRMGGAAVLLSTNGANARFRLARVVRTLTGAQDGAYRCVYQEEDDRGNVGINLSKDLMSVAGDALKANITAMGPLVLPASEQLLFALSFIARKVVNRGIKPYIPDFRTAFEHFCIHAGGRAVIDELQRSLTLSDEQVEASRMTLHRFGNTSSSSLWYELAYVEAKGRMRKGDRVWMIGFGSGFKCNSAAWECIRPPAAPGGADGPWAACVHRYPVDIPDVVKH